In Gemmobacter sp., the sequence CTGCAAGGCGACAAAGCGTTCGGCGACGCGCGGGATCACCCGGTCCCAGGCCGACCGCTGCACCAGCAGGCGGGCGCCGGCCGAACAGGTCTGGCCGGCGTTCTGGATGATGGCGGCCACGATCACCGGCACCGCGGCGTCCAGATCGGCATCGTCGAACACGATCTGCGGGCTTTTGCCGCCCAGTTCCAGCACGCAGCCGATATGGTTGCGCGCGGCCGCCTGCTGGACCATGACGCCCACCTGCGGCGATCCGGTAAAGGCCAGAAAGTCGATGCCCGGATGCTCCGACAGTGCCGCCCCCGCCTCGGCCCCCAGCCCGGGGATGACGTTGATGGCACCGGGGGGGAACCCGGCCTGCGCGGCCAGTTCGGCAATGCGCAGGGGCGTCAGGCAGGCATCCTCGGCCGGTTTCAGCACGGTGGCGTTGCCCATGGCCAGCGCGGGGCCCAGCGTGCGGCCGATCATCTGCGCGGGGTAGTTCCAGGGGATGATATGGCCGGTCACGCCCAGCGGCTCACGCTCGCCCGTCACGTAATAGCCGTTCAGGAACGGAATCTGTTCGCCATGCACCTTGTCGGCCGCGCCGCCGTAGAATTCGAAATAGCGCGCTGCCGCCTGAATGTCGGCACGGGCGGTCTGCATCGGCTTGCCGCAATCGCGCGCCTCCAGCGCGGCAAGTTCGTCGAAATTCTCCAGGATCAGCGCGCCCAGCCGGGTCAGCAGGCGGCCGCGTTCGGTGGCGGTCAGCCGCGACCAGGCGCCGGTTTCGAACGCCGCGCGCGCGGCGGCGATGGCGCGGGCCACATCCGGGGCACCGCCGGCGGCGATTTCGGCGAACACCACCCCTTCGGCCGGGGCGACCACCGGGATCGTGCGGCCCGATGCGGCCGGTTCCCAGCGGTTGTCGATGAAACATCCCTTGGCGGCCAGCACCGGGGCGCTGCGGGGATAATCCAGGTTCATGGGCAGAGTCCCTTTGCTGTTGCGCAGGCGGCAGGCACAAGGGGGCCGGGCCCGTGTCGGGCACGGGTCTGTCTGGCAGTTTCCCCCCGGCGGCATTGCCGCTGTCGGGGGCATGATGGCGACGGCGGCGGCCGAATGGCAAATTCAGAAATACGCTCGCCCCCATAGCGCCATGGTATGGCATGCCGCCGGCAGGGCGGGATTCCTTATATCAGCGGCGCTTCTTCGGCTGCGGCAGGTCCGGCAGTTGCAGCGTGGCGCCCAGCCAGCCATCGTTCTGCACCAGATCGCGCAGCACCTCTTGCACCAGTTGCAGCACGGCATTGGTGGCATTGGTCATGGGCCGTTCGACCGAGACGGCCAGATGCACCGGGCGGCGGATCACCGGGTCGCTGATGCGCCAGTGATGCAGGCGGCCTTCGGCCTCCTCTCGCCTGATGGCGTTCAGGGGCAGGATGGAATGGCCAAAGCCGCCGGCCACCAGTTCCTTGATGTTGGAATAGGCATCCACCTCCATGCCCACGGTCAGGGCGATGCCGGCGGCGCGGGCCTGATGATCCAGCAGTTCTCGCAGGCCATGCGCCTCGCCGGGCACGACAAGGGGAATGGTCGCCACCCGGTCCAGCGGCAGGCCGGTGCCGGCAGGCGGCAGGTCGGGCAGGGCGCCGGGGCCGGTGGGGCCGAAGAACACCAGTTCCTCGTCCAGCATGTGGATGGTGGCCAGCCCTTCGTCAGAGATGGCGCGGTAGACGACCGCCAGGTCGATCCGCGCCCCGCGCATCCATTCCAGGACAAAGCCGCTCATCGCCTCGGCAATGCGCAGGCGGATCTTGGGGTATCGCTGGTGAACGGCGGTGATCAGCGGCACCGACAGGATTTCGGATATCGTGCCGGGCAGGCCCAGCCGTACCTCGCCGGCCGGTTCGCTTTCATGGCCGCGGATTTCTTCTTCGGCGATGGTGAACTGGTCCAGGATCACCCGGGCATGGCGCAGCAGGATGGCGCCTGCCTCGGTCGGGATCACGCCCTTGGGGCTGCGGAACAGCAGGGCCGTGCCCAGATCCTGTTCCATGTTGCGCACATGCAGCGACAGGGCCGGCTGCGCCACATGCAGATGTGCCGCCGCGCGCGAGAACGAGCCCTGTTCGACAATGGCAACGAAATAGCGCATCTGGCGAACGTCCATGGCCCCTCCGTGGCGCGAACTGGCGGCATGTTTGCCGTTGGCGGCGGCGCTGGCAAGCGCCGTTCAACCGGGCGGTGCAAGATGCCAGCAGACCAGCGGCTGCACCAGCCGGAAGCCCCCCGGCACGGGATCGGCATGGGCGGCCCAGGCGGCGGCAATGGCGGGGCCATGGGCGGCAATCGCCGCCGCGCGGGCCGGGTCCACCGCGACCAGCCGGTCCAGAAAGCCCTGCATGTCGGAAAACCGGCTGATCCGGTCCCAGCGCAGCAGATCCACCAGCCGCGCCCCGCCGCTGTCCACCAGCCCGGCGATGGCCTGCACGGCCAGCCGGCGGAGGACGGTTTCATCCTCGACCGGCTGCATGGCGTGGAAAAAGCCGCCGTCGGCCAGCGGCTCGATCACCAGCAGCGCGCCGGCGCGGTCCAGCAGGTGGCGCAGCGCATCCAGCATGGCATCGGGCGGCACATGGTGCAGCGCGTTGACCAGACAGGCGCCGTCGAACCGGCCAAGCTCCGGCGGCACCGCCTGCGCGCCTGCAAGGGCAAAGGGCAGGCCGGGGTGCCGGGCGCGGGCGGCGGCAATGGCGGCAGGGCTGGGGTCGATGCCCGTGGCGGCAAACCCAAGCCCGGCCAGATGCGCCACCATATCGCCGCTGCCACACCCGGCATCCAGCACCCTCCGGGCACCAAGACCGGCGAACGTATCGGACAGCAGGCTGGCGCTGTCGGTATCCACCTGCCGGGCGCGGGCGGGATCGGTCATCCCTGCGGGCCGAATTCGGCCAGCGCGGCGGCGGTATGCGCGCCCAGGGGCGGCACCGGGCCAAGGTCGGGCTGCGCGCCATCGACCAGCGCGCCGGGCGCCAGCATCTGCACCGGGCCGGTCGGCGTATCCACCTGCACCAGCCGCACCTGCGGGTGGCGCGCCAGATCCTCCAGCGTGGACACCCGGCCATAGGCGATCCTGGCGGTTTCCAGCCGGTTCGCCACATCTTCGCGCGGGGCGGTCTGGAACACGCCGGCGATGATCGCATCCAGCGCCGGGCGGTTGGCGACGCGGGCGGTGTTGTCATTGAACCGGGGATCGGCTGCCAGATCAGGTCGCGCCAGCACCTGGGCGCAGAACTGCTGCCATTCCCGTTCGCTCTGGATGGAAAACAGCACCGACTTGCCATCGCCGCAGGCATAGGCGCCATAGGGGGCGATGGTCGGGTGAACCAGCCCGCTGCGCTGCGCCGTCTTGCCGCCGTAGACATATTGCAGATAGGGCACGTTCATCCAGTCGGCCAGCGCATGGAACAGCGACACCGCCAGATGCCGCCCTTGCCCCGTGCGTTCGCGCGCCAGCAGCGCCTGCAACACCGCCTGATGCGCCGTCATGCCGGCCGAGATGTCGCAGACCGAAACGCCCACACGGGTCATCCCCTCGGGCGTGCCGGTGATGGAGGACAGCCCGGTTTCCGCCTGCACCAGCAGGTCATAGGCCTTGAGGTGGCGGAACGGCCCGTCATCGCCATAGCCCGAGATCGACAGCGTGATCAGCCGGGGATGCGCCGCGCGCAGATCGGCCGGGGCAAAGCCCAGCCGGTCGATGGCGCCGGGGGCCAGATTCTGGATGAACACATCGGCCTGCGCGATCATCCGGTGCAGCACCGCGCGCGCGTCCGCATCGCGCAAGTCCAGGCAGACGGATTCCTTGCCCCGGTTCAGCCAGACGAAATAGGCGCTTTCGCCATGCACCAGCCGGTCGTAGCCGCGGGCGAAATCGCCTTCGGGCCGTTCGATCTTGATCACCCGGGCGCCCGCCTCGGCCAGCCGGGACGAGACATAGGGCGCGGCCACCGCCTGTTCGACGGACACCACCAACATGCCCTCCAGATCCCTCGATCGCATCGGCGCCTTCCCCCTGGTTCGCTTCGGGCCGAGGATTGTCGAAAGGGGGCATCACTTCAAATAACAGCTTTCTAGGGGCGCCATACTGCATTGCTATGGCTGGGGGCGCGGGCATGGCCATCGTATTGCGCTATGGCTGCGGCAACAAAGATATATTTCCATTATCCTTGGCGGGATTTCATGGTGCCCCCGACCTGCCGGAGACTGCCTGATGCCATGCGACCTAGCCCAGATCTGCCTGCCGCTGTTCGTGCCGGGCGACCGGCCCGACAGGTTTGCCAAGGCGCAGGCGGCGGACCCCGATGCGGTGATCCTGGATCTGGAAGATGCGGTTGCCCCCGCCGCCAAGGGCCGGGCGCGCGATGGGCTGGCCGATGGCATTGCCGCCATGGCGCCCGCGCTGCCGCTGCTGGTGCGGATCAATGCCGCAGGGACCGAATGGCACGCCGCCGACCTGCGGGCGCTGCGTGACCTGCCGCTGGCGGGCGTGCTGCTGCCCAAGGCGGAACGGCCAGACGATCTGGTCCGCGTGGCCGATGCCACCGGCAAGCCGGTGATCGCGCTGGTGGAATCCGCGCCCGGCCTGCACGGCATCCATGCGCTGGCCCCGGCGGCGGCGCGCATCGCCTTTGGCTCCATCGACTATGCGGCGGATCTGGCCATGGGCCACAGCCGCGATGCCTTGCTGCTGGCGCGGGGGCAGATCGTGCTGGCCTCGCGCCTGGCCGGATTGCCGGCGCCGATTGACGGGGTGACGGTGGCGATTGACGATGAGCGCGCCATGGCCACCGATTGCGCCCATGCGGTGGACATGGGGTTCGGCGGCAAGCTGCTGATCCACCCAAGCCAGATTGTTGCCGCCCGCCAGGGCTTTGCCCCGCCGCAGGCCGCGGTAGACTGGGCCCGGCGCGTGGTGGCTGCGGCCGGGCAGGGCGGCGCCGCGCTGCGGGTGGATGGTGCCATGGTGGATGCCCCCGTGATCGCCCGCGCCCGCCAGATCCTGGCCCGCACCCAAGGGGAACCCGCATGAGCGTGACGCAAGACCTTGCCACCTTTGCCGCCGGCCATCCTGCCGCCGCCATCCCGCCGCAGGTGACCGGCCGCGCGCTGGCGCTGCTGACCGATCTGGCCGGATCCGCCATCCGCGCCGCGCAAGAGGCCGAGTCGACGCCATCGGTGCTGGCCATGCTGGATCGGCTGGGCATGCAGGGCGACGGCCCCTGCACGGTGTTCGGCCTGAACCGCCGCTATGGCGCGGCGGCGGCGGCGCTGCTGAACGGCACCTTCGGCCATTCGCTGGACTTCGACGATACCCATGCCGACAGCTCGTTGCACCCCAGTGCGCCGGTGGTGCCGGCGGCGCTGGCGGCGGCCGAGATGACGGGCGCCTCGGGGGCCGATCTGCTGGCCGCCATCGTCGTGGGGTTCGAGGTGTGCTGCCGCCTGGGCATGGCGCTGGATCCGGCGGCGCATTACGCGCGCGGGTTCCACCCCACCGCCACCGCCGGCACCTTTGGCGCGGCGGCGGCGGCCGGGCGGTTGCTGGGGCTGGATGCGGGCGGCATGGCCTGTGCCTTTGGCGTGGCGGGCAGCCAGGCGGCCGGATCGTTGCAGTTTCTGGTCAACGGGGCGTGGAACAAGCGCTATCAGGTGGGCGAGGCGGCGATGAAGGGCCTGATGGCCGCAACGCTGGCGGCCGAGGGGTTCGTGGGCGCCGCCGATGCCATTGACGGCAGGCACGGGTTCCTGGCCGGCTACAGCGATGGCGCCGACCCGGCGCGCGCGGTGGCCGGGCTGGGGCAGGTGTGGGAAACGCTGCGGATCGGCGTCAAACCCTATCCTGCCTGCCGCTATACCCATGCGGCGGTGGATGGCCTGCTGGCCTTGCAGGCCGAACATGGCTTTGGCCCCGATCAGGTGCAGGCGATCACCGTGGGCCTGCACCGCAATGGCATCACGCTGGTGGGCGACCCGCTGCCGGCCAAGCGGCGGGCGCGCAGCATTGTCGATGGCCAGTTTTCCATGCCCTTTGCCGCCGCCGTCGCGCTGATCCGGGGGCGGTTCGGCTGGGATGATTACGACCTGCTGGGCGATCCCATGGCCGATGCGCTGGCCGACCGGGTCGATGTGGTGCGCGACGCAAGCCTGGAGGGGCTGCGCCACCCCTTTGGCGCCACGCTGCGCATCCGTGCCGCCGGCCGCGACCATGCCCTGCGCATTCCCGACCCGTCGGGCGAACCCGAAACCTTTCCCACCCCCGAGGCGGCACAGGCCAAGTTCCACGCCCTTGCCGACCCGGTGCTGAACCAGCACGCCGCACCGTTGCTGGCCCGGTTGCGCGGGCTGGCCGGGGCGCCGTCGCTGCGCGGCTATCTGTAGAAAGACCTGCCCATGACCCCGACCGCCGACCCCCACGCCGCCCTGCGCGAAGGCGTGCGCGCGCTATGCGCCCAGTTCCCCGCCGACTATCACCGCAAGATCGACGAGGCGCGCGGCTACCCCGATGCCTTTGTCCAGGCGCTGACGCGCGAAGGCTGGATGGCCGCGCTGATCCCCGAAGACTATGGCGGATCGGGCCTTGGCCTGACCGAGGCCTCGGTGATCATGGAGGAGATCAACCGATCGGGCGGCAATTCCGGCGCCTGCCATGGCCAGATGTACAACATGAACACCCTGATCCGCCATGGATCCGAGGATCAGCGCCGCACCTATCTGCCAAGGATCGCCAGCGGCGAATTGCGCCTGCAATCCATGGGCGTGACCGAACCCACCACCGGCACCGACACCACCAGCCTGAAAACCACCGCCGTGCGCAAGGGCGACCGCTGGGTGATCAACGGGCAAAAGGTCTGGATCAGCCGGGTGCAGCATTCCGACCTGATGATCCTCTTGGCCCGCACCACGCCGCTGGACCGGGTGAAAAAGAAATCCGACGGGCTGTCGATCTTTCTGGTGGATATCAAGGCGGCCATGGCGGGCGGCATGACGGTGCGGCCGATCCTGAACATGGTGAACCACGAAACCAACGAGCTGTTCTTTGACAACCTTGAAATTCCTGCGGAAAACCTGATCGGGCAGGAAGGGCAGGGGTTCCGCTACATCCTGACCGGGCTGAACGCCGAACGCGCGCTGATCGCGGCGGAATGCATCGGGGATGGCTACTGGTTCACCGACAAGGTGGTGGATTATGCCAAGGCCCGCACGGTCTTTGGCCGGCCCATCGGCCAGAACCAGGGCGTGCAGTTCCCCATCGCCGAAGCCCATATCGAGATCGAGGCCGCCAACCTGATGCGCTATCGCGCCTGTGCGCTGTATGATGCCGGCCAGCCCTGCGGGGCCGAGGCGAACATGGCGAAATACCTCGCTGCCAAGGCCAGCTGGGAGGCGGCGAATGCCTGCATCCAGTTCCATGGCGGCTTTGGTTTTGCCTGCGAATACGATGTGGAACGCAAGTTCCGCGAAACCCGGCTGTATCAGGTGGCGCCGATTTCCACCAACCTGATCCTGTCCTATGTGGCAGAACATATCCTTGGCCTGCCAAGGTCGTTCTAGGGGGAAGGCATGGATCTGGATATCGACCACCTGCGCGGCTGGATCGGGGCGACCCGCGAAAGCCAGGACGAGATCTCGCCCCGGCTGGCCAATGCGCTGGCCGCCGTGCTGGACGAGGATCCGGGGCTGACCCCGGGTGACCTTGCGCCTGCCGGCATCCAGTGGTGCCTGTCGCCCGAGATTGCGCCGATGCACGGGCTTGGCCCCGATGGCCACCCGGCGCGCGGCGGGTTCCTGCCGCCGGTGCCCTTGCCGCGCCGCATGTGGGCGGGCGGAGAGCTGGAGTTTCTGGGCGATTTCCGGGTGGGCGATGCGGTGCGCCGCATCTCGCGCGTGGGGGATGTCACGGCAAAGTCCGGGCGCACCGGGGCGCTGTGCTTTGTCACCGTGCATCACGACTATCACGGTCCGCGCGGGCTGGCGCTGCGGGAACGGCACGACATCGTCTATCGCGGCGCCGATGCACCTGCCGCAGGCACGCCCCCCGCCCCGCCCCATGCCCATGCCGATCACCGGCTGGAGGTGGATGGCAACGCCGTGCTGCTGGCGCGCTATTCGGCGGTCACCTTCAACGGCCACCGCATCCACTACGACCGCGACTATTGCCGCGAGGCCGAGAATTACCCCGGCCTGATCGTGCATGGCCCCTTGCAGGCCACCTACCTGCTGCGGATGGCCATGCAGATGAATGCGGGCCGCCTGCCGGCGCGGTTCCGCTTTCGCGGCACCTCGCCCCTGTTCGACGGCGCGGCGTTCAGCGTGAACGGGCGCGCCGAGGGGGACGGGACGGCCCTGTGGGTGCTGGACCGCAACGGCGGAATGACGATGCAGGCGACGGCGGGGTAGGGCCGGGGTTCGGATCGCGCCACCCCCCTCCCCACAAGGGGGAGGGGAGGTTCCCGGCTTTTCAGCCGCAACGACTCGCCGGCCCCCGCGCAGCATGGGCGTGGCAGTTTGTGCCGGGCATCCGCATGTCGCGCCTCCCCTCCCCCTCGTGGGGAGGGGATGGGGGAGGGGGGGCGGCGCCGTGTCGGAGGGCGAAAGGGCTGCCCGGCATCGGCCGCCTATCCCCCCGCGATCCGGCGTCGCCAATCTGCCGGGCCGCTCTGGTGGATGGCATTGCCGCGCGCATCGACGGCGACGGTGACCGGCAGATCCTCCACCTCCATCTCGTAGATCGCTTCCATCCCCAGATCGGCAAAGGCCACCACCCTGGCCGACCGGATGGATCGTGCGATCAGATAGGCGGCGCCCCCGGTGGCGGCCAGATAGACCGCGCCATGCTGCGCAATGGCCTGCACCGTGGCCGGCCCGCGTTCGGCCTTGCCGATCATGCCGACCAGGCCGGTGTCCAGCATCATGGGGGTAAAGGGATCCATCCGGGTGGCGGTGGTCGGGCCGGCGGGGCCGACCGCCTCGCCCGCCACGGGATCGACGGGGCCGACGTAATAGATCAGCCGCCCGGCGAAATCGACCGGGAACGGGATGCCCTGCGCCTGCATCCCGGCCAGCCGCTTGTGGGCAGCATCGCGGCCAGTCAGGATGCGCCCCGACAGCAGCAGCGTTTCGCCCGCCTGCCACTGGGCCGCATCGGCGCGGGTCAGCCCGTCGATCCGCACGCGCCGCCCGGTCGCCGCCGCCTCTGGCCCCAGATCGGGCCAGTCCGACAGGGCAGGCGGGGCAAAATCGGCCGGCCCGCTGCCATCCAGCCGGAAATGCACATGCCGGTTCGCGGCGCATTGCGGCACCAGCGCCACGGGTTTCGACGCGGCATGGCTGGCCGCCGTGGCCAGCTTGACATCCAGCACCGCCGTCATGCCGCCCAGACCCTGCGCCCCGATCCCCAGCGCGTTGATCCGGGTGTAGAGGTTGATGCGAAATTCCTCGGCCCGGTCGCGCGGGCCGCGGGCCAGCAGATCCAGCATGTCGATGGGGGCGTTCAGCGCCTGCTTGGCCAGCAGCATCGCCTTTTCCGCCCCGCCCCCGATGCCAAGGCCGATGATCCCCGGCGGGCACCAGCCGGCGCCCAGCCCCTCCATCGTGCTGACCACCCAATCCTCGACCGAGGCCGCGGGGTTCAGCACGGTGAAGCGCGCCTTGTTTTCCGACCCGCCGCCCTTGGCCGACAGGGTGATGTCCAGCCCCGCGCCGGGCACCAGTTCGACATGGGTGGTGGCCGGGGTATTGTCGCGGGTATTGCGCCGATCAAACAGCGCATCGGCCACCATCGAGGCGCGCAGCGGGTTGCCCGCATCCGCCCAGGCGCGCCGGACGCCTTCGTTCACCAGCTCTTCCACCGGCAGGGGCGACCGGATGCGGCTGTCCATGCCCAGCCGCAGGAACACCACCACCATCCCGGTATCCTGGCAGATCGGCCGGCGGCCAAAGGCGGCCATCCGGCTGTTGACCAGGATCTGCCCGATGGCGGCGCGGGCGGCCGGGCTTTGTTCCCGTTCCCATGCGGCGGCCAGATGGCGCACATGATCGGCCGGGTGAAAGCACGACACGAACTGCGCCGCGCGATGGATGCTTTCGACAATGTGGTCGGCGGGAATGTCCATGGCGGGCGGCCTTTGGTCAGCGGCGGGCCGCCGCAGTCTAGGGTGCGCAGCCCCGCCCGGCCATGGGGGCGGCCATAGAATCGCGCGACGACGGCCATAGCGGGATGGCATTGCCGGTGCCGGCCGTCAGACCCGCCGCCACCCTTCGGCCGAACGGTGGAACCGCAGGGGCGCGCGCGGCTGGTAGGTCAGCGCGGTTTCATCGACGATCCAGGGCGTTACCCCGATGTCGCGCCCGTCGATGTCCAGCAGGGAAAACCCGTGGTCGCCTTCGCCATGGCGCCCGCACAACGCAGTGCCCGTCTGGATGAACAGCAGCGGCTGCGGCTGGTCCGGGGTGATGCCCAGCCCGATGTCCCAATGGTGCAGGTGCCCCGACAGCACCACATGCACGCCGCGCCGGATCAGATCGGGCAAGGCGGCGGCGGCCCCCCGGGTTTCGCCGCGCTGAAAGCCCGGGGGTTCCACCAGCGGGTGGTGACAGGCCAGGATATTGACCGCATCGCCTGCCGCATCCAGCCCGGCCGCCATGCGCCGCAGATCGCCCGCCCGCAGCACGCCGCGCCGCCAGCTGAACGGGTCGGCGGTATTGGCCGACACGATCCGGCAGGGCCCCACCTGTGCCTGTGGTGCCAGATCGTGCCCCACATGCCAGCGCCAGCCGCCAAAGGGCCACAGAAACCGCGCGGCCAGATTGAACAGCGGCACGTCATGGTTGCCCGGCAGCACGATGAACGGCAGGCCAAGCCCGCGCAGAAACGCCATGCCGGCGCCGAATTGCGCCCGCCGCGCCCGATGCGACAGATCGCCCGACACCACGACCAGATCGGGGCCCGCCGCCCACAGCGCGCTGGTCAGCGGGTCCACAAGCTCGGCCCGTTCCATGCCGAAATGCAGGTCGGTCAGATGGGCAATCCGCGTCATGCCGCCGGTCCGGCCCCGCCTTCGGCCGGCGCGAACACCTTCAGCGCGCCATGCATCACGTTCAGCCGGAACGGGCCGGTCATCTTTTCCTTTTCGCCGTCCAGTGCCACCAGTTTGCGCCGCGCCCGGCTTTCGATCAGCATGTCGTCCGAGATCACCAGCTCGAAATCCTCGCCCCGCGCCGATTTGCCCAAGGCCAGCCGCACCGCCGCCGACATCAGCGACAGCCGCGAACTGCCCCGCGCGATGAACAGCGCGAAATGCCCGTCGCGCACCGCCTGCGCCCCGTCCAGCCCCAGGCTGTCCAATTGGTAGGCGCTGCGTGCCACGAAGGCCAGCGGCGTGTGAAACTCCAGGTGCCGGCCCTCCGTCGTGACGGTCAGATGCATCGGGTCGTCCAGATCGCGCACCGCCACCAGCACCGACCAATAGGCGGCCACCCGGCTGCGGCCCCAGCGGCGGTAGATATCCTCGCGCCGGGTCAGGATGCGGGGATACAGGCCGAAGCTGGCATTGTTGATGAAGATCCGCTCGTTGATGCGGCCCAGATCGCGGCTGCGCACACGGCCGGCCGCCACGGCATCCAGTGCCGATTCCAGCGTTTCGGTGCCCAGTTCGCGGGCGAAATAATTGAACGTGCCGCCGGGCAGCACGCCCATCACCGCATCGCTGCCGGCCAGCGCGCCCGCGACCGCGCTTTGCGTGCCATCGCCCCCCAGCGCCAGCACCACGTCGAACCCGGTTTCCACCGCCCGCGCCGCCGTCCCGGCAATGTCGCCGCCCTTGGCGACGGGCTGCACGACCAGATCCCCGACCAGCGGGGCCAGCCGCTGGCGGATCAGGTCCACCCGCTGGCGGGTATCGTTCTTGCCGGCCTTGCCGTTCACGATCAGCATCACCCGGGACCGGCCCAGGTCGATCGACGTTTCATTCATCGGTGCCATATGGTCCCGGGCCTGCCTCTGGCGCTGCGCATCGCCGGATCAACGGCCATGCCGCCCCCCGGTTCCCCGCAATGTCGCCGCAGGTGCAAATAAAACCGGAAGGGTGGCAGAGGTGGTGACCCCGAATGGATTCGAACCATTGACCTGCCGCTTAGGAGGCGGCCGCTCTATCCCCTGAGCTACGGGGCCACGCTGCCGGTGATGCCTGCAAAATGCCGCCGATGCAACCTGTCTTGGGGGTTGGACCCCCGGTGCCATTGGCGCTAACACTGGGCAAACAGCGCAAGGAGGACGCGATGACCAAGCCGCCGGCCAAGCCCGGGCCCAAGCTGCCGCCGCGCCGCCCGCTGACGCTGCGCGACGTGTCGGAACTGTCGGGCGTGTCCGAGATGACGGTCAGCCGCGTGCTGCGCAACCGGGGCGATGTGTCGGAAACCACGCGGGACAAGGTGCTGAACGCGGCGCGCCAGATCGGCTATGTGCCCAACAAGATCGCCGGTGCCCTGGCCAGCCAGCGGGTGAACCTGGTGGGCGTGATCATCCCGTCGCTGTCGAACATGGTCTTCCCCGAGGTGCTGGCCGGCATTTCCGAAGTGCTGGAGGAAACGGGCCTGCAACCCGTGGTCGGCGTCACGCATTATTCCGCGCAGCGCGAGGAATCGGTGCTGTATGAAATGCTGTCCTGGCGCCCCTCGGGCATCGTGATCGCCGGGCTGGAACATTCCGACAGCGCGCGCGCCATGCTGGCGGCCGCCGGGGTTCCGGTGGTCGAGATCATGGATACCGACGGAACCCCGGTGGACAGCGCCGTCGGCATTTCCCACCGCAAGGCCGGCCAGCACATGGCGCAGGCGATCATCGCGGCCGGCTATCGCCGGATCGGCTTTCTGGGCACCAAGATGCCCGACGACCACCGCGCCCGCAAACGCATGGAGGGGTTCGAGACCGCGCTGGCCGCGGCCGGGCTGGCGCTGGAGGACCGCGAATTCTATGCCGGCGGCTCGGCCCTGCTGAAGGGCCGCGAGATGACAGAGGCGATCCTGCGCCGGTCGCCGGATCTGGATTTCCTGTATTATTCCAATGACATGATCGGGGCAGGGGGCCTGCTGTGGTGCCTGGAACAGGGCATCGACGTGCCAGGCCGGCTGGGGCTGGCGGGCTTCAACGGCGTGGAACTGCTCCAGGGCCTGCCGCGCCGGCTGGCCACGATGGATACCCGTCG encodes:
- a CDS encoding aldehyde dehydrogenase family protein, giving the protein MNLDYPRSAPVLAAKGCFIDNRWEPAASGRTIPVVAPAEGVVFAEIAAGGAPDVARAIAAARAAFETGAWSRLTATERGRLLTRLGALILENFDELAALEARDCGKPMQTARADIQAAARYFEFYGGAADKVHGEQIPFLNGYYVTGEREPLGVTGHIIPWNYPAQMIGRTLGPALAMGNATVLKPAEDACLTPLRIAELAAQAGFPPGAINVIPGLGAEAGAALSEHPGIDFLAFTGSPQVGVMVQQAAARNHIGCVLELGGKSPQIVFDDADLDAAVPVIVAAIIQNAGQTCSAGARLLVQRSAWDRVIPRVAERFVALQAGMPDTNPDLGPIISERQQRRVLSFLQQAAADGVPMIAQGARAADAPEGGFYVPPTVYGPVPRDNALACDEVFGPVLAAIPFEDEADAIALANATDYGLVAGVWTTNTSRAVRVARKVRAGQVYINAYGAGGGIELPFGGVKKSGHGREKGFEALYEFSALKTIVIKHD
- a CDS encoding LysR substrate-binding domain-containing protein; the protein is MDVRQMRYFVAIVEQGSFSRAAAHLHVAQPALSLHVRNMEQDLGTALLFRSPKGVIPTEAGAILLRHARVILDQFTIAEEEIRGHESEPAGEVRLGLPGTISEILSVPLITAVHQRYPKIRLRIAEAMSGFVLEWMRGARIDLAVVYRAISDEGLATIHMLDEELVFFGPTGPGALPDLPPAGTGLPLDRVATIPLVVPGEAHGLRELLDHQARAAGIALTVGMEVDAYSNIKELVAGGFGHSILPLNAIRREEAEGRLHHWRISDPVIRRPVHLAVSVERPMTNATNAVLQLVQEVLRDLVQNDGWLGATLQLPDLPQPKKRR
- a CDS encoding class I SAM-dependent methyltransferase, whose amino-acid sequence is MTDPARARQVDTDSASLLSDTFAGLGARRVLDAGCGSGDMVAHLAGLGFAATGIDPSPAAIAAARARHPGLPFALAGAQAVPPELGRFDGACLVNALHHVPPDAMLDALRHLLDRAGALLVIEPLADGGFFHAMQPVEDETVLRRLAVQAIAGLVDSGGARLVDLLRWDRISRFSDMQGFLDRLVAVDPARAAAIAAHGPAIAAAWAAHADPVPGGFRLVQPLVCWHLAPPG
- a CDS encoding CaiB/BaiF CoA-transferase family protein → MRSRDLEGMLVVSVEQAVAAPYVSSRLAEAGARVIKIERPEGDFARGYDRLVHGESAYFVWLNRGKESVCLDLRDADARAVLHRMIAQADVFIQNLAPGAIDRLGFAPADLRAAHPRLITLSISGYGDDGPFRHLKAYDLLVQAETGLSSITGTPEGMTRVGVSVCDISAGMTAHQAVLQALLARERTGQGRHLAVSLFHALADWMNVPYLQYVYGGKTAQRSGLVHPTIAPYGAYACGDGKSVLFSIQSEREWQQFCAQVLARPDLAADPRFNDNTARVANRPALDAIIAGVFQTAPREDVANRLETARIAYGRVSTLEDLARHPQVRLVQVDTPTGPVQMLAPGALVDGAQPDLGPVPPLGAHTAAALAEFGPQG
- a CDS encoding CoA ester lyase, which encodes MPCDLAQICLPLFVPGDRPDRFAKAQAADPDAVILDLEDAVAPAAKGRARDGLADGIAAMAPALPLLVRINAAGTEWHAADLRALRDLPLAGVLLPKAERPDDLVRVADATGKPVIALVESAPGLHGIHALAPAAARIAFGSIDYAADLAMGHSRDALLLARGQIVLASRLAGLPAPIDGVTVAIDDERAMATDCAHAVDMGFGGKLLIHPSQIVAARQGFAPPQAAVDWARRVVAAAGQGGAALRVDGAMVDAPVIARARQILARTQGEPA
- a CDS encoding MmgE/PrpD family protein; amino-acid sequence: MSVTQDLATFAAGHPAAAIPPQVTGRALALLTDLAGSAIRAAQEAESTPSVLAMLDRLGMQGDGPCTVFGLNRRYGAAAAALLNGTFGHSLDFDDTHADSSLHPSAPVVPAALAAAEMTGASGADLLAAIVVGFEVCCRLGMALDPAAHYARGFHPTATAGTFGAAAAAGRLLGLDAGGMACAFGVAGSQAAGSLQFLVNGAWNKRYQVGEAAMKGLMAATLAAEGFVGAADAIDGRHGFLAGYSDGADPARAVAGLGQVWETLRIGVKPYPACRYTHAAVDGLLALQAEHGFGPDQVQAITVGLHRNGITLVGDPLPAKRRARSIVDGQFSMPFAAAVALIRGRFGWDDYDLLGDPMADALADRVDVVRDASLEGLRHPFGATLRIRAAGRDHALRIPDPSGEPETFPTPEAAQAKFHALADPVLNQHAAPLLARLRGLAGAPSLRGYL